In the Candidatus Palauibacter polyketidifaciens genome, one interval contains:
- the pheA gene encoding prephenate dehydratase → MKETNDGVLEFPAATGSRARGRVRVGYLGPPGTFSEQAARTYDRAARHVAFRDIAGVVQAADSGDVDEAIVPLENSTEGPVTLTTDLLVHHTDLRIRREVILPIHHCLLTEGSVDLDEVKVVYSHPQAIAQCRASLARLVPNAEAVASLSTVSAVQDMQIEGPGAAAISSWRAAEVLGAFVRASPIEDVPGNRTRFVVLARKDHEPTGRDKSSICFDFAADGPGTLYLSLGELADRGINMLKIESRPAKSSLGRYIFLIDLEGHRTDPLVAEALDRIRERASSFKILGSYPKAATPET, encoded by the coding sequence CGCCCGGAACATTCAGCGAGCAGGCGGCGCGGACCTACGACCGGGCGGCGCGCCACGTCGCGTTCCGGGACATTGCGGGCGTCGTGCAGGCGGCGGACAGCGGGGACGTCGACGAGGCCATCGTCCCGCTGGAGAACAGCACGGAGGGCCCCGTCACGCTCACGACGGACCTCCTCGTCCACCACACGGACCTCCGGATCCGGCGCGAAGTCATCCTTCCGATCCACCACTGTCTGCTGACGGAGGGCAGCGTCGATCTCGACGAGGTGAAGGTCGTCTATTCCCATCCGCAGGCGATCGCCCAGTGCCGCGCATCTCTGGCGCGCCTGGTACCGAACGCGGAAGCCGTGGCGTCGCTGAGCACCGTGAGCGCGGTGCAGGACATGCAGATCGAGGGGCCGGGGGCGGCGGCCATATCGAGCTGGCGGGCGGCCGAGGTCCTCGGCGCCTTCGTGCGCGCATCCCCCATCGAGGACGTGCCGGGAAACCGCACCCGGTTCGTCGTGCTGGCGCGGAAGGACCACGAGCCGACCGGGAGGGACAAGTCGTCGATCTGCTTCGACTTCGCGGCGGACGGACCGGGCACGCTCTACCTGTCGCTCGGTGAACTGGCGGACCGCGGGATCAACATGCTCAAGATCGAATCCCGGCCCGCGAAGAGCAGCCTCGGGCGGTACATCTTCCTCATCGACCTGGAGGGGCACCGCACGGACCCGCTCGTGGCGGAAGCGCTGGACCGAATCAGGGAGCGTGCGTCGTCCTTCAAGATCCTGGGTTCCTACCCGAAGGCGGCGACACCGGAAACCTGA